The following are from one region of the Georgenia sp. M64 genome:
- a CDS encoding sugar ABC transporter permease, translating to MATTTATRPDRGTAAVPARSGSGRRPAGLTFYLFLVPSLVLFTLAITVPAIMGITLSFTNSVGFGEFDFVGLTNYVAMVSDPAILSSYGFTVGFALVTVLLVNVVAFLLAVGLTAKIRGKMALRAIFVLPMVISGIVIAYVFNFLFSNSLPQLGQAIGFGPLEQSLLADPDLAWVTIVIVTAWQAIPSALLIYIAGILSIPGEVYEAASLDGASATRRLLAITLPLVAGYVVINIIIGFKNFLNAYDIIVGLTNGGPGTATRSVAMTIFSGFTGGDYAYQMANATIFFLIAVVLAVLQLRLTRGKAAF from the coding sequence ATGGCCACCACCACAGCCACCCGACCGGATCGGGGCACCGCCGCCGTGCCCGCGAGATCCGGCAGCGGCCGGCGCCCCGCCGGCCTGACGTTCTACCTCTTCCTCGTGCCCTCGCTCGTCCTGTTCACCCTCGCCATCACGGTGCCGGCGATCATGGGTATCACGCTCAGCTTCACGAACTCCGTCGGCTTCGGCGAGTTCGACTTCGTCGGCCTGACGAACTACGTCGCGATGGTCTCCGACCCGGCGATCCTCAGCTCGTACGGGTTCACGGTCGGCTTCGCCCTGGTCACCGTCCTGCTGGTCAACGTCGTCGCCTTCCTCCTGGCGGTCGGCCTGACCGCCAAGATCCGGGGCAAGATGGCGCTGCGGGCGATCTTCGTCCTGCCCATGGTCATCTCGGGCATCGTCATCGCCTACGTCTTCAACTTCCTCTTCTCCAACTCGCTGCCCCAGCTCGGGCAGGCGATCGGGTTCGGACCCCTCGAGCAGAGCCTGCTCGCCGACCCCGACCTCGCGTGGGTCACGATCGTCATCGTCACCGCCTGGCAGGCGATCCCCTCCGCCCTGCTCATCTACATCGCCGGCATCCTGTCCATCCCCGGCGAGGTGTACGAGGCCGCCTCTCTCGACGGTGCGTCGGCGACCAGGCGACTGCTCGCCATCACGCTGCCGCTGGTGGCGGGCTACGTCGTCATCAACATCATCATCGGCTTCAAGAACTTCCTCAACGCCTACGACATCATCGTCGGCCTCACCAACGGCGGTCCCGGCACCGCGACCCGGAGCGTCGCGATGACGATCTTCTCGGGCTTCACCGGCGGCGACTACGCCTACCAGATGGCCAACGCGACGATCTTCTTCCTCATCGCCGTCGTCCTGGCCGTGCTCCAGCTGCGCCTCACGCGCGGAAAGGCTGCGTTCTGA
- a CDS encoding carbohydrate ABC transporter permease: protein MTTSQTGVTTAPAQVPVRRRPLKARSGDTRPSWSATTVLLLCSLAVFAPLYATLTMAFKTTQQSVDGQAFSLPSPLSVDGFVAAWDLTNFPRGFGISVFVTAITVVGTVILAAFAAFAIARNWDRRFFRWSFFYLLAAMFLPFPVLALSQVKLTGMVGLANPVGVAILHVMFQLSFSVMLFTAFIRSLPEELEESARLDGASTWMTFRHVVFPMMAPMSATVAIFAFLASWNDFMMPSLIIADSTQQTLPVLQSVFQTQFSSNYNVAFASYLMAMAPAIVVYVFTQRWVMAGVTQGAIK from the coding sequence ATGACCACCAGCCAGACGGGCGTCACGACCGCCCCCGCACAGGTCCCCGTGAGACGGCGCCCGCTCAAGGCCCGGTCGGGCGACACCCGGCCGAGCTGGTCGGCGACCACCGTGCTCCTCCTGTGCTCGCTCGCCGTCTTCGCCCCGCTCTACGCGACCCTGACGATGGCCTTCAAGACCACCCAGCAGTCCGTCGACGGCCAGGCCTTCTCCCTGCCCTCCCCGCTCAGCGTCGACGGCTTCGTCGCCGCCTGGGACCTCACGAACTTCCCCCGCGGGTTCGGGATCTCGGTGTTCGTCACCGCGATCACCGTGGTCGGCACGGTGATCCTCGCGGCCTTCGCCGCGTTCGCCATCGCCCGGAACTGGGACCGGCGGTTCTTCCGCTGGTCGTTCTTCTACCTCCTCGCCGCGATGTTCCTGCCCTTCCCCGTCCTGGCGCTGTCCCAGGTCAAGCTCACCGGCATGGTCGGGCTGGCGAACCCGGTCGGCGTCGCGATCCTGCACGTGATGTTCCAGCTGTCGTTCAGCGTCATGCTCTTCACCGCGTTCATCCGCTCCCTGCCCGAGGAGCTCGAGGAGAGCGCGCGGCTCGACGGTGCGTCGACGTGGATGACCTTCCGCCACGTCGTCTTCCCGATGATGGCGCCCATGAGCGCGACGGTCGCGATCTTCGCGTTCCTCGCGTCGTGGAACGACTTCATGATGCCCTCGCTCATCATCGCCGACTCCACGCAGCAGACCCTGCCGGTGCTGCAGAGCGTGTTCCAGACCCAGTTCAGCAGCAACTACAACGTCGCGTTCGCGTCCTACCTCATGGCCATGGCGCCCGCGATCGTCGTCTACGTCTTCACCCAGCGATGGGTGATGGCCGGCGTCACCCAGGGCGCCATCAAGTAG
- a CDS encoding alpha-amylase family glycosyl hydrolase yields MTEVLDVRAMPDLGKDDAAWWRQAAVYQIYPRSFADSDGDGIGDLPGITSRVPYLRRLGVDAVWLSPFYPSALADGGYDVDDYRDVDPRLGTLADFDALVAALHGEGIRLVVDLVPNHTSDRHEWFREALTSPKGSPARDRYIFRDGKGPDGAEPPADWTSAFGGPAWEPVGDGQWYLHYFATEQPDLNWDNREVRDDFLRTLRFWSDRGVDGFRVDVAHGLAKQLPDELPTQAELDALPKDGTHPLWDRDEVHEIYAEWRAVFNAYDPPRTAVAEAWVQASRRARYASAEGLGQAFNFDLLEADFDAEQFREVITFNLELAETSGSSTTWVFSNHDVVRHATRYGLPPRHGSTDKHGGSWLLSGGTEPELDRELGVRRARAATLLQLALPGSSYLYQGEELGLHEVADIAPDARQDPAYFRNAGVDVGRDGCRVPLPWAREGESFGFGPAAAVMPQPDWFGDLSVEAQDGVAGSTLELYRDALALRRELQSDEDLVWVSTDDDVLAFRRSNGWLNVTNFGARTVALPAGEVLLSSVPLTDGRLPGAATAWLRTEV; encoded by the coding sequence ATGACCGAAGTTCTCGACGTCCGCGCCATGCCCGACCTGGGCAAGGACGACGCCGCCTGGTGGCGCCAGGCGGCTGTCTACCAGATCTACCCCCGCTCCTTCGCGGACTCCGACGGCGACGGCATCGGCGACCTGCCCGGCATCACCTCGCGGGTGCCGTACCTCCGGCGCCTGGGCGTCGACGCCGTGTGGCTGAGCCCGTTCTACCCCTCGGCGCTCGCCGACGGCGGCTACGACGTCGACGACTACCGCGACGTCGACCCGCGCCTGGGTACGTTGGCCGACTTCGACGCCCTCGTCGCCGCCCTGCACGGGGAGGGGATCCGGCTCGTCGTCGACCTCGTCCCCAACCACACCTCCGACCGCCACGAGTGGTTCCGGGAGGCGCTCACCTCACCGAAGGGCTCCCCGGCGCGGGACCGCTACATCTTCCGCGACGGCAAGGGCCCGGACGGCGCCGAGCCGCCCGCCGACTGGACCTCCGCCTTCGGTGGCCCCGCCTGGGAGCCGGTCGGTGACGGCCAGTGGTACCTGCACTACTTCGCGACCGAGCAGCCCGACCTCAACTGGGACAACCGAGAGGTGCGCGACGACTTCCTGCGCACCCTTCGGTTCTGGTCCGACCGTGGCGTCGACGGCTTCCGGGTCGACGTCGCGCACGGCCTGGCCAAGCAGCTGCCCGACGAGCTGCCCACGCAGGCCGAGCTCGACGCCCTGCCCAAGGACGGGACCCACCCGCTCTGGGACCGCGACGAGGTCCACGAGATCTACGCCGAGTGGCGTGCGGTCTTCAACGCCTACGACCCGCCCCGCACCGCGGTCGCGGAGGCGTGGGTGCAGGCGTCGCGCCGGGCGCGCTACGCCAGCGCCGAGGGCCTGGGCCAGGCCTTCAACTTCGACCTGCTCGAGGCCGACTTCGACGCCGAGCAGTTCCGTGAGGTCATCACGTTCAACCTCGAGCTCGCCGAGACGTCCGGCTCGTCGACGACGTGGGTCTTCTCCAACCACGACGTCGTTCGTCATGCGACGCGCTACGGACTGCCCCCGCGGCACGGCAGCACGGACAAGCACGGCGGGAGCTGGCTCCTCTCCGGCGGCACCGAGCCCGAGCTGGACCGGGAGCTCGGCGTGCGCCGCGCCCGCGCCGCGACGCTGCTCCAGCTCGCGCTGCCCGGCTCGTCCTACCTCTACCAGGGTGAGGAGCTGGGTCTGCACGAGGTGGCGGACATCGCCCCCGACGCCCGGCAGGACCCGGCGTACTTCCGCAACGCCGGCGTCGACGTCGGCCGGGACGGCTGCCGTGTGCCGCTGCCCTGGGCGCGGGAGGGGGAGTCGTTCGGGTTCGGCCCGGCGGCGGCGGTCATGCCCCAGCCGGACTGGTTCGGTGACCTCTCGGTCGAGGCGCAGGACGGCGTCGCGGGCTCCACCCTCGAGCTGTACCGCGACGCCCTCGCGCTGCGCCGGGAGCTCCAGAGCGACGAGGACCTCGTCTGGGTGAGCACCGACGACGACGTGCTCGCCTTCCGCAGGTCCAACGGCTGGCTCAACGTCACGAACTTCGGGGCGCGGACCGTGGCCCTTCCCGCGGGTGAGGTCCTCCTGAGCAGCGTGCCGCTCACCGACGGCAGGCTGCCCGGCGCCGCCACGGCGTGGCTGCGCACCGAGGTCTGA
- a CDS encoding LacI family DNA-binding transcriptional regulator: MSTTENVQHSGTTDAVEPAATSVRRSSINDVARLAGVSLGTVSNVLNRPDRVAPTTREKVERAIAELSFVRNGSARQLRAGKITTVGAVLLDIANPFFTEVARGIEDRLAEDDYTLMLASSDEDPRREARYLRLFEEHGVLGVLATPAGDDLGPLMRLRERGLGIVLLDRTSPDPGICSVAVDDVAGAAMAVTHLISQGHRRIGLVNGPPSIKQCVDRRAGAVRALTEAGLDPDEALVEVVVPSLNATGGEQGVTELLAGGPVPSALFCVNDLTALGAMRVLRAHGLSIPGDMAVVGYDDVDFAAMLMTPLTSVRQPTHQLGHLAADMLLRSAGPDHEPARQVVFTPELVVRESSQPVTAAG; encoded by the coding sequence ATGAGCACGACCGAGAATGTCCAGCACTCCGGCACGACCGACGCGGTCGAGCCGGCGGCAACGTCCGTGCGCCGCTCGAGCATCAACGACGTCGCACGCCTCGCCGGCGTCTCGCTGGGCACGGTCTCCAACGTCCTCAACCGGCCCGACCGGGTGGCCCCGACCACCCGCGAGAAGGTCGAGCGTGCGATCGCCGAGCTCTCCTTCGTGCGCAACGGATCCGCGCGGCAGCTCCGGGCCGGGAAGATCACCACGGTCGGCGCCGTGCTGCTCGACATCGCCAACCCGTTCTTCACCGAGGTCGCCCGCGGCATCGAGGACCGACTCGCCGAGGACGACTACACCCTCATGCTCGCCAGCTCCGACGAGGACCCACGCCGTGAGGCGCGCTACCTCCGCCTGTTCGAGGAGCACGGGGTCCTCGGTGTCCTGGCGACCCCGGCCGGCGACGACCTCGGGCCCCTGATGCGCCTGCGCGAGCGCGGCCTCGGCATCGTCCTCCTCGACCGGACCTCCCCGGACCCCGGCATCTGCTCCGTCGCCGTGGACGACGTCGCCGGAGCGGCGATGGCGGTCACCCACCTCATCTCCCAGGGCCACCGGCGCATCGGGCTGGTCAACGGCCCGCCCTCGATCAAGCAGTGCGTCGACCGACGCGCCGGCGCGGTGCGGGCCCTGACCGAGGCCGGCCTCGACCCTGACGAGGCCCTGGTCGAGGTCGTCGTCCCCTCCCTCAACGCCACCGGCGGCGAGCAGGGCGTGACCGAGCTGCTCGCCGGTGGCCCGGTGCCGAGCGCACTGTTCTGCGTCAACGACCTCACCGCCCTCGGCGCGATGCGCGTCCTGCGTGCGCACGGGCTGTCCATCCCGGGCGACATGGCCGTCGTCGGCTACGACGACGTGGACTTCGCCGCGATGCTCATGACCCCGCTGACGTCGGTGCGCCAGCCCACCCACCAGCTCGGCCACCTCGCCGCCGACATGCTGCTGCGCTCGGCCGGGCCCGACCACGAGCCGGCGCGACAGGTCGTCTTCACCCCCGAGCTCGTCGTGCGGGAGTCGTCGCAGCCGGTCACCGCCGCCGGGTGA
- a CDS encoding L-rhamnose mutarotase has product MARVCFVSRIRPDQVETYKARHAEVWPAMLDALHETGWRDYTLHLAPDGLLVGVVDVDDFDAAREAMAAREVNTRWQAEMAELFGTDGPPDEGFVELECVFDLDAQRAALGRTD; this is encoded by the coding sequence ATGGCCCGCGTCTGCTTCGTCTCCCGCATCCGCCCCGACCAGGTCGAGACCTACAAGGCCCGGCACGCCGAGGTCTGGCCGGCGATGCTCGACGCGCTGCACGAGACAGGGTGGCGCGACTACACCCTCCACCTCGCGCCGGACGGCCTGCTCGTCGGGGTCGTCGACGTGGACGACTTCGACGCCGCGCGCGAGGCGATGGCCGCTCGCGAGGTCAACACCCGGTGGCAGGCCGAGATGGCCGAGCTCTTCGGCACCGACGGCCCGCCCGACGAGGGGTTCGTCGAGCTGGAGTGCGTCTTCGACCTCGACGCCCAGCGGGCCGCGCTGGGCCGGACCGACTGA
- the rhaI gene encoding L-rhamnose isomerase, whose product MDDRRRAATAALREQTIELPSWAFANSGTRFKVFGQAGVPRDPFEKISDAAEVHRYTGVAPRVSLHIPWDLVEDFGALRRHAEDLGVSIGAINSNVFQDDDYMLGSLCNPDPRVRRKAVDHHRACVDVMRATGSTDLKIWLADGLNYPGQDDLRARQDRLAEGLAAIYAELDENHRILLEYKFFEPAFYATDVPDWGTSLLHCLALGEQATVVLDTGHHAPGTNIEFIVAQLLRQGRLGAFDFNSRFYADDDLMVGAADPFQLFRIMHEIVGADALRPDSGVNFMLDQCHNIEPRIPGQIRSVMNVQEATAKALLVDREALGAAQAAGDVLGANAVLMDAYNTDVRDLLAQLRQDMGLDPDPMGAYAASGYAEKIAAERVGGTQAGWGA is encoded by the coding sequence ATCGACGACCGGCGCCGGGCCGCGACGGCCGCGCTGCGCGAACAGACCATCGAGCTGCCGAGCTGGGCGTTCGCCAACTCCGGCACGCGGTTCAAGGTCTTCGGCCAGGCCGGCGTGCCGCGCGACCCCTTCGAGAAGATCTCCGACGCCGCCGAGGTGCACCGGTACACCGGCGTCGCGCCGCGCGTGTCCCTGCACATCCCGTGGGACCTCGTCGAGGACTTCGGCGCGCTGCGCCGCCACGCCGAGGACCTCGGGGTGAGCATCGGCGCCATCAACTCCAACGTCTTCCAGGACGACGACTACATGCTCGGCTCGCTGTGCAACCCGGACCCGCGGGTGCGCCGCAAGGCCGTGGACCACCACCGCGCGTGCGTCGACGTCATGCGCGCCACGGGCTCGACCGACCTGAAGATCTGGCTCGCCGACGGCCTCAACTACCCCGGCCAGGACGACCTCCGTGCCCGTCAGGACCGCCTCGCCGAGGGCCTCGCGGCGATCTACGCCGAGCTCGACGAGAACCACCGGATCCTGCTCGAGTACAAGTTCTTCGAGCCCGCGTTCTACGCCACCGACGTCCCGGACTGGGGGACCTCCCTGCTGCACTGCCTCGCGCTGGGCGAGCAGGCGACCGTCGTCCTCGACACCGGCCACCACGCGCCGGGCACGAACATCGAGTTCATCGTCGCCCAGCTGCTGCGGCAGGGCCGGCTGGGGGCGTTCGACTTCAACTCGCGCTTCTACGCCGACGACGACCTCATGGTCGGTGCGGCCGACCCCTTCCAGCTCTTCCGGATCATGCACGAGATCGTCGGCGCCGACGCCCTGCGGCCGGACTCCGGCGTGAACTTCATGCTCGACCAGTGCCACAACATCGAACCGCGCATCCCCGGCCAGATCCGGTCGGTGATGAACGTCCAGGAGGCCACCGCCAAGGCCCTCCTCGTCGACCGCGAGGCGCTCGGCGCCGCCCAGGCCGCCGGTGACGTGCTCGGCGCGAACGCGGTGCTCATGGACGCCTACAACACCGACGTGCGCGACCTCCTCGCCCAGCTCCGCCAGGACATGGGGCTCGACCCCGACCCGATGGGCGCCTACGCCGCGTCGGGCTACGCCGAGAAGATCGCCGCCGAGCGCGTGGGCGGAACCCAGGCCGGCTGGGGCGCCTGA
- a CDS encoding bifunctional aldolase/short-chain dehydrogenase: MTNPAAADLVARSNRLGADARNTNYAGGNTSAKGTETDPVTGEPVELLWVKGSGGDLGTLTEKNLAVLRLDRLRALTNVYPGVEREDEMVAAFDYCLHGKGGAAPSIDTAMHGLVDAAHVDHLHPDSGIALATAADGEALTRECFGDRVVWVPWRRPGFQLGLDIAEVARANPQAIGCVLGGHGITAWGATSEESEARSLEIIAAAEEFIAARTEALAAEGTHPFGPEVAGRGALPATERRARAAALAPTVRGLASTDKPQVGHFTDADVVLELLSREKLGALAELGTSCPDHFLRTKVKPLVVDLPGDAPLEDVLVRLTELHAAYREDYAAYYDRHATPDSPAMRGADPAIVLVPGVGMFSFGKDKQTARVAGEFYVNAINVMRGAEAISTYAPIDESEKFRIEYWALEEAKLQRMPKPKTLATRVALVTGGGSGIGRATVERLAAEGACVVVADRDLAAAQEVAAALGGDDVAVAVEADVTDEDAVRALVDASALAFGGVDLVVNNAGLSVSKPLLETTTADWDLQHDVMARGSFLVSREAARAMIAQRMGGDIVYISSKNSIFAGPNNIAYSATKADQAHQVRLLAAELGEHGIRVNGINPDGVVRGSGIFAGGWGAKRAAVYGVPEEELGAYYARRTLLKKEVLPEHVAAAVLALTGPDLVQTTGLHVPVDSGVAAAFLR, translated from the coding sequence GTGACCAACCCCGCAGCCGCCGACCTCGTCGCCCGCTCCAACCGCCTGGGCGCCGACGCGCGCAACACCAACTACGCCGGCGGCAACACCTCCGCCAAGGGCACCGAGACCGACCCCGTCACCGGCGAGCCGGTCGAGCTGCTGTGGGTCAAGGGCTCCGGCGGCGACCTGGGCACGCTCACCGAGAAGAACCTCGCAGTCCTGCGCCTCGACCGTCTCCGGGCGCTGACGAACGTCTACCCGGGCGTCGAGCGCGAGGACGAGATGGTCGCCGCGTTCGACTACTGCCTCCACGGCAAGGGCGGCGCCGCCCCGAGCATCGACACCGCCATGCACGGCCTCGTCGACGCCGCGCACGTCGACCACCTCCACCCCGACTCCGGCATCGCCCTGGCCACCGCCGCCGACGGCGAGGCCCTGACCCGCGAGTGCTTCGGCGACCGCGTGGTCTGGGTGCCGTGGCGCCGTCCCGGGTTCCAGCTCGGCCTGGACATCGCCGAGGTCGCCCGCGCCAACCCCCAGGCCATCGGCTGCGTCCTGGGCGGCCACGGCATCACCGCCTGGGGCGCCACGAGCGAGGAGAGCGAGGCGCGCTCGCTGGAGATCATCGCCGCCGCGGAGGAGTTCATCGCCGCGCGCACCGAGGCCCTCGCCGCCGAGGGCACCCACCCCTTCGGTCCCGAGGTCGCCGGGCGGGGCGCCCTGCCCGCGACCGAGCGTCGCGCCCGCGCCGCCGCCCTCGCCCCCACGGTCCGCGGCCTCGCGAGCACCGACAAGCCGCAGGTCGGCCACTTCACCGACGCCGACGTCGTCCTGGAGCTCCTGTCGCGTGAGAAGCTCGGCGCGCTCGCCGAGCTCGGCACCTCCTGCCCCGACCACTTCCTGCGGACCAAGGTCAAGCCGCTCGTCGTCGACCTGCCCGGCGACGCCCCGCTCGAGGACGTCCTCGTCCGGCTGACCGAGCTCCACGCGGCCTACCGCGAGGACTACGCCGCCTACTACGACCGTCACGCGACGCCGGACTCCCCGGCCATGCGCGGCGCCGACCCCGCGATCGTCCTCGTGCCGGGTGTCGGCATGTTCTCCTTCGGCAAGGACAAGCAGACCGCCCGCGTCGCCGGCGAGTTCTACGTCAACGCCATCAACGTCATGCGTGGCGCCGAGGCGATCAGCACCTACGCCCCGATCGACGAGTCCGAGAAGTTCCGCATCGAGTACTGGGCGCTGGAGGAGGCCAAGCTCCAGCGCATGCCGAAGCCGAAGACGCTGGCCACGCGCGTCGCCCTGGTCACCGGCGGCGGCTCCGGCATCGGCCGCGCCACGGTCGAGCGGCTCGCCGCGGAGGGCGCCTGCGTCGTCGTCGCCGACCGTGACCTCGCCGCGGCCCAGGAGGTCGCCGCCGCCCTCGGCGGGGACGACGTCGCCGTCGCCGTCGAGGCCGACGTCACCGACGAGGACGCCGTCCGCGCGCTCGTCGACGCCTCCGCGCTCGCCTTCGGCGGGGTGGACCTCGTCGTCAACAACGCGGGCCTGTCGGTCTCCAAGCCCCTGCTCGAGACCACGACGGCGGACTGGGACCTCCAGCACGACGTCATGGCCCGCGGCTCGTTCCTCGTCTCGCGCGAGGCGGCCCGGGCGATGATCGCCCAGCGCATGGGCGGCGACATCGTCTACATCTCCTCGAAGAACTCGATCTTCGCCGGCCCCAACAACATCGCCTACTCGGCCACGAAGGCCGACCAGGCCCACCAGGTGCGTCTCCTCGCCGCCGAGCTGGGCGAGCACGGCATCCGCGTCAACGGCATCAACCCCGACGGCGTCGTGCGCGGCTCCGGCATCTTCGCCGGCGGCTGGGGCGCCAAGCGGGCGGCCGTCTACGGCGTCCCGGAGGAGGAGCTGGGCGCGTACTACGCCCGGCGGACCCTGCTGAAGAAGGAGGTCCTGCCCGAGCACGTGGCCGCCGCGGTGCTCGCCCTGACCGGTCCGGACCTCGTCCAGACCACGGGCCTGCACGTCCCGGTGGACTCCGGCGTCGCGGCCGCCTTCCTGCGGTGA
- a CDS encoding rhamnulokinase family protein — translation MRTYAAVDLGASSGRVITGRVEGGRVVTEEVGRFPNGAVPVPTRGGTTLHWDVLALWSGILDGLRRAAAGGDLAAVGIDSWAVDHGLLDAGGALLGNPVHYRDARTDGVPEQVFAHLPAEELYATTGVQVQQFNTIFQLAAAAGTPALTAARRALLVPDLLGYWLTGAEVAEVTNASTTGLLDVRARDWSADVVGRLGAAYGTDVAGLLAPVVEPGTDLGPLRPEILDRIGLAPAGGSGSPGRYPHLVTVGSHDTASAVAAVPAEREDFAYISCGTWSLVGLELDAPVLTEASRAANLTNELGVDGTVRYLRNVMGLWVLQETLRTWRERGQDADLAGLLAAAADVPALRCVVDVDDPAFLPPGDMPARIAEAARRTGQRPPESPAETVRCILDSLALAYRRAVRTAAGLAGREVGVIHLVGGGARNALLCRLTAAATGLPVVAGPTEGAALGNLLVQAQSLGDVAPGLPALRRVVAASVPTTRYEPTHARTARDRPAGTEAAWDHAEDLLRP, via the coding sequence GTGAGGACCTACGCCGCCGTCGACCTCGGCGCCTCGTCCGGCCGGGTCATCACCGGCCGGGTCGAGGGTGGGCGCGTCGTCACCGAGGAGGTCGGGCGCTTCCCCAACGGGGCGGTGCCCGTCCCCACCCGCGGCGGGACCACCCTGCACTGGGACGTCCTCGCGCTGTGGTCGGGGATCCTCGACGGGCTGCGCCGCGCCGCGGCCGGCGGCGACCTCGCCGCCGTCGGCATCGACTCCTGGGCCGTGGACCACGGCCTTCTCGACGCCGGCGGCGCCCTGCTGGGCAACCCCGTGCACTACCGCGACGCCCGTACCGACGGAGTGCCCGAGCAGGTCTTCGCCCACCTCCCGGCCGAGGAGCTGTACGCCACCACCGGCGTCCAGGTGCAGCAGTTCAACACCATCTTCCAGCTCGCGGCCGCAGCCGGGACGCCCGCCCTGACCGCCGCCCGGCGCGCCCTGCTCGTCCCCGACCTCCTCGGCTACTGGCTCACCGGCGCCGAGGTCGCCGAGGTCACCAACGCCTCGACCACCGGCCTGCTCGACGTCCGGGCGCGGGACTGGTCGGCCGACGTCGTCGGCCGGCTGGGGGCGGCGTACGGGACCGACGTCGCCGGGCTGCTCGCCCCGGTCGTCGAGCCGGGCACCGACCTCGGGCCGCTGCGCCCGGAGATCCTCGACCGGATCGGGCTCGCCCCGGCCGGTGGGTCCGGCTCCCCGGGCCGCTACCCGCACCTCGTCACCGTCGGCTCGCACGACACCGCCTCCGCGGTCGCGGCCGTCCCCGCCGAGCGGGAGGACTTCGCCTACATCTCCTGCGGCACGTGGTCCCTCGTCGGCCTCGAGCTGGACGCCCCCGTCCTCACCGAGGCCTCCCGCGCCGCCAACCTCACCAACGAGCTCGGCGTCGACGGCACCGTGCGCTACCTCCGCAACGTCATGGGCCTGTGGGTGCTCCAGGAGACCCTGCGCACCTGGCGCGAGCGCGGCCAGGACGCCGACCTCGCCGGGCTGCTCGCCGCGGCCGCCGACGTACCCGCCCTGCGCTGCGTCGTCGACGTCGACGACCCGGCGTTCCTGCCGCCGGGCGACATGCCCGCCCGCATCGCCGAGGCCGCCCGGCGCACCGGGCAGCGCCCGCCGGAGAGCCCGGCCGAGACCGTGCGCTGCATCCTCGACTCCCTCGCCCTGGCCTACCGGCGCGCCGTGCGCACCGCGGCCGGCCTCGCCGGTCGGGAGGTCGGGGTGATCCACCTCGTCGGCGGCGGCGCCCGCAACGCGCTGCTGTGCCGACTCACGGCCGCGGCCACCGGCCTGCCGGTCGTCGCCGGGCCCACGGAGGGGGCTGCGCTCGGCAACCTCCTCGTCCAGGCCCAGAGCCTCGGCGACGTCGCACCGGGGTTGCCGGCCCTGCGCCGGGTGGTCGCCGCGTCCGTGCCGACCACCCGCTACGAGCCCACCCACGCCCGCACCGCCCGGGACCGACCCGCCGGCACCGAGGCCGCGTGGGACCACGCAGAGGACCTGCTGCGGCCGTGA